Proteins from a single region of Deltaproteobacteria bacterium:
- a CDS encoding glutathione S-transferase family protein codes for MKLYRFEYSCYARKVQMLLDLLGLRYDIADVPYGDRTELTALTGGYIQVPVLVDDAGVVTVDSRVICERLLAGAPGLRLVPLPWQGPIWAYADWCDGVLEDVVFRLASPGIRRRFARPADRALFTFIKERKFGRGCVEEWERTAGELTSRVRSLLAPTALTLAQQPFVFGERPTLADAALYGQCAMLRFADAAMPAALGPVFGQWLSGLEAARPSGGGE; via the coding sequence ATGAAACTCTACCGCTTTGAGTACAGTTGCTACGCACGCAAGGTACAGATGCTGCTCGACCTGCTCGGGCTGCGCTACGACATCGCCGACGTGCCCTATGGTGATCGCACCGAGTTGACCGCCCTGACCGGCGGTTACATCCAGGTGCCGGTGCTGGTGGATGATGCCGGCGTCGTGACGGTGGACTCGCGCGTGATCTGCGAGCGGTTGCTGGCCGGCGCGCCGGGGCTGCGGCTGGTGCCACTGCCCTGGCAGGGACCGATCTGGGCTTACGCCGATTGGTGCGACGGGGTGTTGGAAGACGTGGTATTCCGCCTGGCCTCACCCGGCATTCGGCGGCGCTTTGCCCGGCCCGCCGATCGCGCCTTGTTCACTTTCATCAAAGAGCGCAAGTTCGGTCGCGGCTGCGTCGAGGAATGGGAACGCACTGCCGGTGAGCTGACGTCCCGAGTTCGTAGCTTACTGGCGCCCACCGCGCTGACGCTGGCACAGCAGCCGTTCGTATTCGGCGAGCGCCCCACGCTCGCCGATGCTGCCCTCTACGGCCAATGCGCCATGCTGCGTTTCGCCGACGCCGCCATGCCGGCAGCGCTTGGGCCCGTGTTCGGGCAGTGGTTGAGCGGCCTGGAGGCGGCGCGGCCTAGCGGCGGCGGCGAGTGA
- a CDS encoding rhomboid family intramembrane serine protease, producing MLIPIGHDRGALRRLPVITFGIMALCYAAYLADDLARKREPEPVESLLARAIEYYVGHPYLVADPLVEKAVAAAASRRNEAGAALSEQLRGLYSVSETTRQEEQLVLDRFTASWRSARQARMDWRWGLIPTHFSTANLVSYMFVHGGFLHLLSNMLFLYLAGPFIEDVWGRGLFGLFYLLAGVFSAGMFTVQYPELSVPLVGASGAIAGALGAFFVRHPSAKIRFLLFLGFFRTTFSAPAWLMLPLWFLAELNSATARDTLAPGSGGGGVAYWAHVWGFVFGALVAGGVRGFKLEERFLSEAIEARMVAAVASPVLDRVQRALQANRLDEAWSLLQAELARHPANRDAALAYWELAQRLGRALQAAPVLTRLIGVDLRDGDTESACAHWRAVRAQLPEARLEPELAVQLSERLVKSGRNLEAGEIIRGALQQLNPRTAADVLLRLARVACSADRALAPEAIARALAHPSLPPQTRDELRQLASVSRPLQLDGTGPDLKAWRGGS from the coding sequence GTGCTGATTCCGATTGGCCACGACCGCGGGGCACTGCGACGCTTGCCGGTGATCACCTTCGGCATCATGGCCCTCTGCTACGCCGCCTATCTGGCGGACGACCTCGCCCGCAAGCGGGAACCCGAGCCGGTGGAATCGCTGCTGGCACGGGCGATCGAGTACTATGTCGGCCATCCCTACCTGGTGGCGGACCCGCTGGTGGAAAAGGCCGTGGCGGCCGCCGCCAGCCGGCGCAACGAAGCCGGGGCCGCGCTCAGCGAGCAGCTGCGGGGTCTGTACTCGGTCAGCGAAACGACGAGACAGGAGGAGCAGCTGGTGTTGGACCGCTTCACCGCCAGTTGGCGCAGCGCCCGGCAGGCGCGCATGGATTGGCGCTGGGGGCTGATCCCGACGCACTTCTCCACCGCCAACCTGGTGAGCTACATGTTCGTTCACGGCGGGTTCTTGCACCTGCTCTCCAACATGCTGTTCCTATATCTCGCCGGCCCGTTCATCGAAGACGTCTGGGGGCGGGGATTGTTCGGACTCTTCTATCTGCTGGCGGGGGTATTTTCGGCCGGCATGTTCACCGTGCAGTATCCCGAGCTGTCGGTGCCACTGGTGGGCGCCTCGGGCGCGATCGCCGGCGCGCTCGGGGCGTTCTTCGTGCGCCACCCGAGCGCCAAGATCCGTTTCCTGCTGTTTCTGGGTTTCTTCCGCACCACCTTCAGCGCGCCCGCCTGGTTGATGTTGCCGCTGTGGTTCTTGGCCGAACTCAACTCGGCCACCGCCAGGGATACGCTGGCGCCGGGCAGCGGCGGCGGCGGGGTGGCTTACTGGGCGCACGTCTGGGGTTTCGTCTTCGGCGCACTGGTGGCCGGCGGCGTGCGCGGTTTCAAGTTGGAGGAGCGCTTCCTCAGTGAGGCGATCGAGGCCCGCATGGTCGCCGCCGTCGCAAGCCCGGTGCTGGACCGGGTGCAGCGAGCGCTGCAAGCGAACCGGCTCGACGAGGCCTGGAGCCTGTTGCAGGCGGAGTTGGCCCGCCATCCGGCCAATCGCGACGCAGCGCTGGCGTATTGGGAGCTGGCGCAGCGCCTGGGGCGCGCGCTGCAAGCGGCGCCGGTGCTGACCCGACTGATCGGCGTCGACCTGCGCGACGGCGACACGGAATCAGCATGCGCTCACTGGCGCGCCGTGCGCGCGCAGCTCCCTGAGGCCAGGCTGGAGCCCGAGTTGGCGGTGCAGTTGAGCGAGCGGCTGGTCAAGTCGGGCCGCAACCTCGAGGCCGGCGAGATCATCCGCGGCGCGCTGCAGCAGTTGAACCCGCGGACCGCGGCGGACGTGCTGTTGCGGTTGGCCCGGGTGGCATGCAGCGCGGACCGTGCGCTGGCGCCGGAGGCCATCGCCCGCGCGCTGGCCCACCCCAGCCTGCCGCCGCAAACGCGCGACGAGCTGCGCCAGCTCGCCTCCGTCAGCCGGCCGCTCCAGCTCGACGGCACTGGCCCAGACCTTAAAGCCTGGCGCGGCGGATCATAG